GCTGGTTACTCAATCCTATGCTACTAATTCGGGTcgaatataatactccctctgtttcaatCTGATCGTTCAGTTTTGACTTACGAACGTGTTTTAAAGTGTATTGACCGGactgtttcataaattatttttcaaatcgAACGACTTACATTAGCTATGAATGCATTTCAGGCACTCATCATTGTcgcaagaaaaaaattatatcatgagaaaatatctataaaagaaaattacatcttaagaCATCGTTTTCCTGCACTTTGTTTTCCACAGAGCCCTAAAGAGTAGGAATGGTAAATTTGTGAGCATTTGATGTAACGTAAACTGAACGGTGAAATATTGTTTTGATGGGATGCATGATTCCATAGCATAATAAGGTTTAACTTTTGTCTGTCTCTTGGTTGGTGTGGAAGTTTAACTCGAAAATTATGCTAAAACTTGATCTTAGTGGAGCCCTTTGGATTTGATTTACCTTTCAGAGCTAACATTCTTCCTACTTCCACATTCCCTGCACACGTCTCAATCTTTCCTCATCTAGAATACAACTCTCACACTCCCTGACAATGGAGGGTACCACCAAGAACCTGATTCGATTTTCGTCTACCTCACCCGACTCTAATGACAAAGTCCACAAATAACGTAACTCAATTAAGCGATGATAGTATGGCAACTAGCTATGATGGGGGTGGGAGGACTCAAATCCGAGACCCCTCCACAAACCATCTTAAGTAACCAGTCCATCTTAAGATTTTAAGGTGTCCCTTAAAATCTCAAGGAAGGTTTTAGATGAACTAGTTAATTAAAAGTATACAAGCTAAAACATCACACCAGAATGTTCTGATAGAGATGGGAGGATTTGCCGACAAACattttaacttaaaaataatgtgatgaGAACTGATGTGTACATAAGCTACGGTATAATGAAGCAAGGTCTTCAcatatgattttgatttatcaCCTGATATACATACGAAGTAAGAACAGCAAAGATTTTTCTCAGTTACAAGATGAAGTATGATGAAGATGTTGCCTACTGGTACTGGGCTACCACATTATTAAagccaaatatattttttccctTGCTAGAGATGTACAAAAGAATGTTTAGGTTCATTTGCTCCATAAGTACATTAAACTTAAGTGCTGCACAACAAATAGTAACTCATCTAATTCATTGAGGTATATGATTTctttatttcatttaaattcataaatttttttctcttttgaCTACATCTCATTGAGTCATACTCATATTGCTAAAACATTTGTAGGTAATAACATATACAAGTAAAAAGGTAAGGGAAAAATACACTATCTATGCTTCTTGCTCCTTTGATTCGCTTGCTTGTGCTTGCATTCGGTTTCTTAGTTCTTCAAATGCTTTCATGCTCTCTGCATCAAAGCCTCCTGCAAACTGAAATTTCCAAGACAAATTTATATCAGCGACTAGGAAATACTGAAAATAGAGTTGTTAGCCTCCATGTACATGCAGTTTGCGAATCGTTTTTGTACTAGTATTGTTAAATGTGAGAACTGGTGATTTTCAAATTGAATACAAGTGGACTAGGGGAGTTTACCTGATGCACACGGAAAGCAAATCGGACTCCTTGCAGAACCAAAAATTCTCTGTTTGGTTCCTTCTCAGGTCCATCTAATGCATCAAGTTCTGATGCAACACGCTTCATGTACTTTCGTGCCAATTGTACAGAAGAGAGCTTAATCTGTGAGGAAAAATACTATGATTATAGCAAGCTCTGGTCAGGTTTCAACAtgggttttattttattatcttaATTCTCCCTTCACTTTTCCCATTAAGATGCTTAAATTCTTGCTAAATGTAACATagtatcatgaacaatattgTGTCATAGCCCTCGCGATGCAAGTCACTATATAGGCGTTTGGGGTGGGGGGTGGGGCGGCATAATTAGGTGGCAGATCTCCAGCTAAGAATTGGAACATGTCGACAAGTGCAAAATTGTCGCTGTAAGAGTCGTTCAATGTAGATGTAGTTCAGACTTTCAGAAGCATACCTTGCCAACAACTCCTGAATCTTGTAACCAATTAACAGGAATGCCAAATTCTTTATAACGTGAAACAGCCATATCTCGTGTACGCAATAATGCATAAACACTCTGCTCCAATCTGCAAATTGTAACAAATGACCACATGTTAGATCAAACTCAagctaataatttatttacataatGTACTGAATGAATATATACAGACAAGGATGACATACTTTTCAAGCAACTTGTACATTTTCTTCAAAGCAGCTTCACAAGGGACATTAGGATCATCAACAAAAGAAGTTACTTGCTTCTCTAATTTCATGAGGTCCTGATACTCGAAAGACGCCTCTCTGAATGCATCTGCTTTACCTTCCGGCCAATCAAAGTGCTTCAGAACTGCTCGCTCATCAACCTTTCAAAAGCACAAGATCCTTTTCCATTATTACACATATAACTAATGGTAAAAGCATACGGAAAAATGAAAGTTAGGCATCCACAAGTATGAGATGTATCCATCAAGCACTTTGAGCTGCAACTTTACAGCAGTACCAGAAATAGGAAAAAGAATTGAATGACAACTCAAATAGGCCCTATTGCTTTGTGAAATACTGAGATCCATGTAAACAGACATATCCAGACTTCTTTTTACAAAGAAATAAGAGTAGTAGAGTTTTATTATCATCATACCAAAAAGGAGAGTTCTTCATCTAGCCAATTTACAAATACCACCAAATCTTCAATGTCGGTAAAGGTAGCTGCTCGGACTTCAGCTGCCAAGGACTGGACAAAATCACCTTGAGTTTCCACATCAGCTTTCACCTGAACCCGGaccattaaaaattaaaaatgacaaGCAACAAAGAGATTCATTCTGTTGAAACATGGCAGAGAAGTCACAGTTAGTATTATTCTTACAGCTAAGAGGAAAGTTGATCTGTTTTCTATTTCCCCGATCATGTTACTCCTGGCATTTGCAGTGTTGGATGTAGAAGTAATTAAAGATGTTGTATCTTTCTTCGCCTCACGCTTCATCAAACTCTGGTAGAACTCAACCACTTCAGGAGCCCGGTGAACTTTTTCACCACCAGCTGTTCTTGACAGACTTCCAGGTGGAGGAGGTGGTCGAGGTGGCCCACCAGGTACTGGTGGTGGAGGCGGAGCACCtggtggaggtggtggtgggGGTGGACCACCTGAAAGACCACTCGAAGGTGCAGCATTTGACACAGCAGAAGCCCCTCTGGTTGGTTTAGGAGGAGGTCGAAGGACCCTGGGTGGTCTCTTCTCAATATCAGCGAATTTCATTCTGCTCACTGCTTGAGAATCAACCATCTTGCCATCACCAGATTGGTCACTTGAGTCACCTGTAAAAACCACTTTCTCCTTCACTTGAGCAAGTTTTGGAGGCAAGGATGCAGATTTAAGAGGCTTGAAAGTAGAAGGATCGCCAAATTTCACTGCTCTTGCTTGGTCAGCTTTTTCCTTAATGTGTTTCTCCCTCTCCAAGGCAAGCTTATGCCTGTCCTTGTATACTGGATACTTCCCATCTATTGCTCCATCAACCGATCTAGACATCAAGCCAAATGAAGAGGCAACATTATTCAGTGAATCAGCAGAAGCCTGCGTTCTAATAGGTGGGAGCCTTGGTGTTTGAGGAGCGCTACTATCATCCTGCTCTTGCATCCCAAAGGTAGTGATGGCAACACTATCACTCGCATTCCTTAACATTAAGGATTCCAGGGGGCCCCTTGGTCTATTGCTCGTAATACTCCTGCTTGGCGACCCGCCTGCAAAAGATCTTGCTGGTGATGAAAGAGCACTAGAATCATCTTTCACTTTTCCCCATTTCTTCAGTTTCTGGATTATGCTAGGTTTTTTACTCACAGAACTGAATCTACTTGTGGAACTATCAATGGAAGTATTATCAAAATCATCACTTCCTGGAGATGAAGGGTGAGAATAGTTGCTCTCAAGATCTGTATCCCCTTGGCCACGTTCTGATCCTGCATATTCTAACATCAACTGTTTAGCCCTTTCCTGTGATCGCGggcttaaatttttattaagatCACGAGCTGACATCTTCCCTGCAGGTGTTTGGTAGTTCTTGAGCTCAAATCTTAAGCATGCATTAACCCATCGTAGGTATACCAGCTCCTCGACTTCACTGAACCTGTTCATCTGAAGTCCCTCTACTTGTTTTGAAAGATCTTCATTAGTATGCTTCAAGTTATTGACCTCCTCTCTTACACTGGCAACCAACTCACTCTGCAATAGAAACATAAGAAAAATGTTGCAAATATAAGGTACAACCTACATGCTTGGCCATGATTGACTAAAATGATTGATGGATAATAATGAAAACTTGAAAAGGGCACAGGCATTGAAAAAAGTAGCTTGCTGATTATAGaatgttttacaaaatattaaatgttgTTTAACACCAAAAAAACATTGAACACACGAGAAATCATATCATGCATAGACACGGTAGAGCTATACCTCTGTCATATTGGAGAGGGAAGTTATTTTAGCTTCAGCTACGTCTAGTTTAACAGCCAACTCCCTCTTCTCATGTTGAAGTTCTCTGTTCTTCCTTTTCAGTTCTGCAACCTCCATTTCTAATGTCTTGAGAGATTTAAGCATCTTCTCAACCTCAGTATCTTTCTTAAAAGCTTCTTCTTCCTTTACCTGAAGACCAATAACTTGCTGCTTGAGCAATAATAATTGGCCTTTTGTCTGGGTAGCCTCCATTTGCATCTGCCTCTGAAGCTCCTTAATTTTCTTTCTAGCCACCTCAAGATCTTTCTTGGCAGAAGCTCCCAAAGAGACTTCTTCTTGAAGCCTTTTTCTCTCTGCTTGAAAGGAATTAATAGTAATATTTAGCATATCTATTTCTACGGTCTTTATTTTTAGCTGTCTTTGTAATTCAACAACATCTGACTCTTGTTCCTTCAAACCATAGTACTCCAGCAATTCACCTTCAAGCTTCACTTCCCTCTCCTCCAACTCTTTTACTAGGTTGCGCATCCGTTCCAACTCACTCGCATTATTGGCCATTTCAGTCTCATATAATTTATCCTTCTCAGCCTGAATATTGTTCGACATGTCATACTTTTCTGTTGGTAGTGGAAAATCAATCTCTCCTGATAAAAGACTTTCTAATTCTGGATAAATCTCATCTTCAAAATCAGAAGGATTATTCAGAGCTGCATTTATTTCACCGCTAATCAATTTAAcctcttccttttcttcttcctcctcattCTGTGGCAAACATGCAATTTGAAATTCCACTAAGACATAGATATCGCTAAAGGAGAATCcgattaaaattacaaaaaccAATCAGTCGATTAGTACTTACCTCCAACTCTTGAAGGCTATCAATAAGATATGTAAATTGGTCTGAATCTTTTTCTGGGTGCCAAAATTAAGTAGACTGTATTAACATTTTGAGCAAGGGAAAATCAAGACAGAGTAAAACTTTCGAGGAACAGCTGTATTACACAAAAATAGAAGCTTGTAAAGGTAGATTAGTTAGTGTTCACAAATCAAAAGTATAACTTTCTACTAACATGTTGAATTTAGACAAAACATGAATGTATCTACTACGCATAAAACATAAAGAAAAAAGTACCTGAAGGCTTGGTTACTGGTTTTGATGAACCCGAGCGCTTAACATTAACCTGCTTAACTGCATAGGCTGCAATTGAAGCAGCAACCAGGAATCCTAACCTAGGTAACATCTAGGTACCGTCAAAACCAAAATTCCTAGCCCTCCACTCATCTACAAAAATAAACCGATTTTGAAACAGCCTCCCACACATTTCTACTGAATCCCATGGCGTAGTTCTCAAATCATCTGGCCCTTTAATATAACAGAAGCAAGAAACAATATGTTATTGCACGAAAAGCTTACTCAGCAAATCTTGGTTGCGAAACTTTAGGGAAGCAGGTACTGTTGCATTATCATAAAAAGTCTAGCTTAGGAAACTGGTTGTAAGTACTTATGCATATTGAGTAACACTACAATCGTTTCCACATTATCTACTTATCACGTATGTAGACCCTTCACAGGAAAAATGAAACTTGATCACAACTGTCATGCTACATGATAAATATTACAAGAGCCACCTAATTTTAGTGGACAGTCTGACTCCATTTGGAATAAAAACTACAGATAGGTGGGTCTGAAAtgtaatttcttctttaagaAAATAGGCAGTTACAACCCGAATATACAGAATGAAAACGACGACATAACTGTAAATTCAAAACCCAACTGCAAAAATCTTTCTTCCTTCTTCCTCAAAGTCCAATAGAGGGAAGTTAACAGAGAATAACAGtaaagaagaaaacaaaatgTGTGGCATTTTAATTGCCAGATGGACAACCTTTACTTTGCTGTCATGGTCATGGGAACCAACTGGTAGGCCTTAGCTTTATATGCAACCCAACTTATGCAAATATTGATTAATACCCAGCAGAACAACTATGATAATCTTGTTTTTTTATGCAGTCTTCAATTTTAAAGCTGTTTATATTAATGCTAGACAGGCAACCTTTGATAAACCTATCGTCTAGGTTGAATATTAAGACTAAGAGCACCAGCATGTGGGTCAGCACTTTACTAAGAAGCAGCATGTTCTTATTTCCCAGTTCTTGTTGTCCACAACATATCAGAGGGAGTAGATAATAAGTTTGCCAAGAAAAATACAGGTGAGAGTTCTAGAACTCTCCTTTTGTTAATGAATTGAAGCATATGGAAGTTGGACAAAAGCAAGCAAATTAAATCAAGCTTTTTAAGTTGGTACAAAAGGAGGTCACCTACTCCTGCAAGATAGACTCTTTGGCTTTTCTATGGTCACTGTTTGTTCTCTTAAATTTTGGTATACTAGAAACACCAAGCAAATTATAAGTGGAAACTAGTGAGCTGGCATGAAAGCCCTAGATGTCTAAGTTAAAAGCTGGGTCCCTGGTAGagattttgttttgtatataaCTTGTCAAATTGATGGATAGATAcaaaaatttggaaaaataattaGACCAATAAACATTATCTGGATTAAAAGGTTGTGGTTCTGATACATGCATAGCAGCCAAGGAACTATCCAACATACTTGTGGACTAGGGACCAAGATAAAGAGTCTATTTACATAATTATCTGTTTACACTGGAAGGTCATCACCCAAAAAAACATGGAGGAAATCTTCAAATGTGTTATTAAAAAGATTCCAACTGTAAATTCCAATTCTCTGCCACAAACATGGCAGGAAACTCAATATATTAAAACTTTTTAGCAAATTTTGATTGAAGTACCACAATATAGAAAGACCCATAACAGCAAAATCATGCATCTCCTAGATACAAACCTGGGTAATGTGAATTGTGGCATTTAGGCAACTTTACaactaaatatcaaatttttaaacaaatttgctcaaaatataataatgggCAAacttacacatatatatatgggtcCAGGTCCACAACTAACGTTAATTGTGGTCTATTATCGGTACTCGTTGTGCACAAAAACAAACCTACAATAAGTGCTGATAATTGTACGAGTCCATCATCTTTTTTATCAGAAAGCtatataattatgaattttGCCGGAAAATACagctattaaaaaatttaaaataacattcaaataattcaatcTTCTTTTATACACCTACCCAGTAATATCCCTAAAGCTCAAATCTTTAATATAATGAACTTCAGTATTTTTCATATGTTTGGAAACAAACATCAAAGAACAAACATACTGCTAACAAATGTAACATACAAGCAATACAGTTTTAAATTTAAAGTAACAAACACCGTAAATATCCAAGCTCATAGGTCTCAGTCTCTCAATTAATGACAAGAGAAAAGGATTTGAAAAATCTGGGTGTGATAAAAACATCGTTTTGAACAAAGGGTAAGCAAAGAAACATCATATTGTTGTTGCTGTAGGTGCAAACAAGCTATATAAAGTCAAAGTATATATGAACAAGA
This genomic window from Daucus carota subsp. sativus chromosome 7, DH1 v3.0, whole genome shotgun sequence contains:
- the LOC108196111 gene encoding protein CHUP1, chloroplastic; translated protein: MLPRLGFLVAASIAAYAVKQVNVKRSGSSKPVTKPSEKDSDQFTYLIDSLQELENEEEEEKEEVKLISGEINAALNNPSDFEDEIYPELESLLSGEIDFPLPTEKYDMSNNIQAEKDKLYETEMANNASELERMRNLVKELEEREVKLEGELLEYYGLKEQESDVVELQRQLKIKTVEIDMLNITINSFQAERKRLQEEVSLGASAKKDLEVARKKIKELQRQMQMEATQTKGQLLLLKQQVIGLQVKEEEAFKKDTEVEKMLKSLKTLEMEVAELKRKNRELQHEKRELAVKLDVAEAKITSLSNMTESELVASVREEVNNLKHTNEDLSKQVEGLQMNRFSEVEELVYLRWVNACLRFELKNYQTPAGKMSARDLNKNLSPRSQERAKQLMLEYAGSERGQGDTDLESNYSHPSSPGSDDFDNTSIDSSTSRFSSVSKKPSIIQKLKKWGKVKDDSSALSSPARSFAGGSPSRSITSNRPRGPLESLMLRNASDSVAITTFGMQEQDDSSAPQTPRLPPIRTQASADSLNNVASSFGLMSRSVDGAIDGKYPVYKDRHKLALEREKHIKEKADQARAVKFGDPSTFKPLKSASLPPKLAQVKEKVVFTGDSSDQSGDGKMVDSQAVSRMKFADIEKRPPRVLRPPPKPTRGASAVSNAAPSSGLSGGPPPPPPPPGAPPPPPVPGGPPRPPPPPGSLSRTAGGEKVHRAPEVVEFYQSLMKREAKKDTTSLITSTSNTANARSNMIGEIENRSTFLLAVKADVETQGDFVQSLAAEVRAATFTDIEDLVVFVNWLDEELSFLVDERAVLKHFDWPEGKADAFREASFEYQDLMKLEKQVTSFVDDPNVPCEAALKKMYKLLEKLEQSVYALLRTRDMAVSRYKEFGIPVNWLQDSGVVGKIKLSSVQLARKYMKRVASELDALDGPEKEPNREFLVLQGVRFAFRVHQFAGGFDAESMKAFEELRNRMQAQASESKEQEA